In the genome of Maribacter forsetii DSM 18668, the window TCTCTTTATCGCCAACACCTTCTGTTTTGGATAATGGAGGAAAAAAACCATCACTACCAGAACCATCGGCTTTATGACAAGAGGCACAATATTTTTGATAAACAGCCATACCCGCACCTGCAATACCATTAGCCATAGCATCATTATCAACAGGCGTCTGTTTCTCTGTCATCTCTACCAAACTGCTCCTTAAATCGTCACTTGCCTGTCGAATTCTAATTATGCGATCATCATCTATCATTGGTAATTTTGCATCACTATAAAATTCAGGATTGGCTTTTGGGTGCCAGTCTTTATTACTAGTACATAAATATATATCGCCATTAGGCGCTACGATAACATCTCTTATTCTACCAAACTGTCTATTGAAAGCTACGCTCTCCCCTTCTACTTTTGTTCCGTCCAAAGAAAGTTTTAAAACTCTTAAGCTTGTACCTTTTAGAGAACCCACCAGAATACTGTTAGTCCACTCAGGAATTGTGTTTGAACCAAAATAAGCAATACCTGAAGGTGCAATGGTCGGTGTCCATTCTTTTATAGGCTCTACTATTGTAGAATCTTTACAGTATGCAATTTCATAAGGTTCATTGCAGTAGCCTGTAACATCTGGCCAACCATAATTGCCATTTGCTTTAATGATATTCAATTCATCATCATTAGCTTCGCCATGCTCCGAACTATATAATATATTATTGACCATCACCAAACCTTGCACATTTCTGTGACCTCTAGAATAAACAGGACTATCTTTTATAGGATTATCGGCGGGTATAGAACCATCAAGATTTAATCTCAATATTTTACCTGATATTACACTCGTATTCTGAGCTAATCTTTTCTTTCCAGCATCACCAAGGCACAAGAAAACTTTATTATCTGGAGAAATCACAATTCTACTTCCATTATGATAGCTTCTTCCAGGTATATCCTCCAACAATATTATAGGGGTTTCTAACTTACCATCTTTATAAGTATATCTAACCAATTTAGACCATATCTCATCATTTTTAGAATAGGTGTAATGTAAGAAAACATAAGGATGTAGGTCCATATCTGGATGTACAGCAAAACCTAAAAGACCATAAGATTTCTTAACTAGCACATCATCTACCTGTAATAGCGTTTTTATTTCTCCAGTATCCGTATTCAATTGGTTAACTGTTCCTTTTATTTCTGTAAACCACAAAATATCACTATCCTCCCCACCCCAACAAAGATCCCAAGGATACTCCAAATCTGAAGCAACAACAGAAACGGCCAATTGAGAAGTCTCTAAAGTCTTTTTAAATAAATCTTTTTGGTAAGATGTGTTTTCACTTGATTTTTTATTAGTATCGGCACAGGAAAAATTCAATACTACCACCAACAAAACACAAGCATTTAAAGCTCTTACAATTATATTTCGTTTTAAATTCATTCTTTTCTTTTTAATATTAAGCGACTATAATAGTCTCTAAAAAATGACCAACTACCTACCCCAACTCTGGGCCCGCAATTAAAAATTGCTTATTTAACAAACCTGCAAAAGAATTGTCTTTCAAATACATTCTTACAAATGACCTTTGAAAAGAGAATCCTAAACCAACTAATCGCTCTTTGAACTTGAACTGATCATGCAAAACATCGATTACTATAGATTGACCGATGTTATGTTCAAGAATGATCTCAATGAGGTTTAAAGCATCATCTACGGTTTCTGCCATAAGTGGACCTAATTGAAAATAATTGCTGCCAGGTCTTAAGAAAACATAGGCTACGATACACTCATTTCTTATAAGACACCATGCCTTATTTTTTTTCTTTAAAAAATTGATTAAATCAAGTCTGTTAGCTCCAAAATAATTCAAATCAAGTGCAGATAACTCTTCCATATCATTTACTGATATAGCCCTAACAGTATCTCTACTACTATTATTTATAGTTGTATCAAAATCGGTAGTTATCATTCGGTCAACTTCCAGTTCTTCTTGAAAACCTATTTTTTTATACACTGGAATACCTGCCGCAGTCGCATCTAATTTTATTGATTTACAGCCTTCTAATTTTTCAATAATCGTATTCAATAGATTCTTACTAACTCCCAATCCTCGAAAGGCTTTAGATACCAGCATCATCCCGATCCATGCAACATCATTTTTATAATTTATAGCTGTTACCGTACCAACTATTTCATTATTATATGTTGCTACAAGACACAAATTAGAATTCAGTTCTAAAAACATTTGCCAATCTATCTGGGTTTGATTCCAATTTTCTGCAATAACCAATTTCATTGCTCCCGGTATATCGTTGACAGCCATTTGTCTGACTATAATATTTGTTAGTACAATTTCCATCTCCACTTTTTATTTAAGCCAACCCTCTAGATTCTCTGCTATAAAATCATCATCATTAAGTTCTGGGTAAGCCTTATAAATTCTATCTATTTCTGCTTTTTGTAAGGGGTCTAAATGGTCCTTTTCATTTAATGTCCACGTACCTTCTAAAAGCCCTTGTCTTCTTAATACTTCATGCAAACCCACAATGCACCCTTTGAAATTATTTGCAGCATCAAAAAATGCAGCATTACTATCTGTGATTTTAGCTGCCATGCTTAACATTTTAATCGAGTCTGTAGAATAAGCACCTTTCTTGATATTTTCTAAAAGAATTACAGCCTCTTTTGCCCAAACTGACCAATGCCCT includes:
- a CDS encoding PQQ-dependent sugar dehydrogenase, producing the protein MNLKRNIIVRALNACVLLVVVLNFSCADTNKKSSENTSYQKDLFKKTLETSQLAVSVVASDLEYPWDLCWGGEDSDILWFTEIKGTVNQLNTDTGEIKTLLQVDDVLVKKSYGLLGFAVHPDMDLHPYVFLHYTYSKNDEIWSKLVRYTYKDGKLETPIILLEDIPGRSYHNGSRIVISPDNKVFLCLGDAGKKRLAQNTSVISGKILRLNLDGSIPADNPIKDSPVYSRGHRNVQGLVMVNNILYSSEHGEANDDELNIIKANGNYGWPDVTGYCNEPYEIAYCKDSTIVEPIKEWTPTIAPSGIAYFGSNTIPEWTNSILVGSLKGTSLRVLKLSLDGTKVEGESVAFNRQFGRIRDVIVAPNGDIYLCTSNKDWHPKANPEFYSDAKLPMIDDDRIIRIRQASDDLRSSLVEMTEKQTPVDNDAMANGIAGAGMAVYQKYCASCHKADGSGSDGFFPPLSKTEGVGDKERFMKSVIEGVSGKLVVQGKTYNQDMPSFKFLTDKELADVLSYVRASFGNGHPSITEDEVVKYKVAL
- a CDS encoding GNAT family N-acetyltransferase, yielding MEIVLTNIIVRQMAVNDIPGAMKLVIAENWNQTQIDWQMFLELNSNLCLVATYNNEIVGTVTAINYKNDVAWIGMMLVSKAFRGLGVSKNLLNTIIEKLEGCKSIKLDATAAGIPVYKKIGFQEELEVDRMITTDFDTTINNSSRDTVRAISVNDMEELSALDLNYFGANRLDLINFLKKKNKAWCLIRNECIVAYVFLRPGSNYFQLGPLMAETVDDALNLIEIILEHNIGQSIVIDVLHDQFKFKERLVGLGFSFQRSFVRMYLKDNSFAGLLNKQFLIAGPELG